The Rhinolophus ferrumequinum isolate MPI-CBG mRhiFer1 chromosome 6, mRhiFer1_v1.p, whole genome shotgun sequence genome has a window encoding:
- the LOC117024155 gene encoding cytochrome P450 1A1, with the protein MFSVFGLTIPISVTELLLASAIFCLVFWVVRAWRPRVPKGLKSPPGPWGWPLLGHMLTLGKNPHLVLSRLSQRYGDVLEIRIGCTPVLVLSGLDTIRQALVRQSDDFKGRPDFYSFTLVSGGNSMTFNPDSGPVWAARRRLAQNALKSFSIASDPASMSSCYLEEHVSKEAEYLIIKFQELMAKVGHFDPYRYVGVSVANVICAICFGQRYDHDDQELLSIVNLIDEFGKITASGNPGDFLPILRYLPGYTLDAFKDLNEKFFIFTQKMVKEHYKTFEKGYIRDITDSLIEHCQDRRLDENANIQLSDEQVVTVVLDLFGAGFDTVTTAMSWSLLYLVTAPNVQKKIQEELDTVIGSGRQPRLSDRPQLPYMEAFILETFRHSSFVPFTIPHSTTRDTSLSGFYIPKGRCVFVNQWQINHDQKLWDNPSEFRPERFLTSDGTIDKALSEKVTLFGLGKRKCIGETIARFEVFLFLAILLQKLEFSVPPGVKVDMTPIYGLTMKHACCQHFQVQLRS; encoded by the exons ATGTTTTCTGTGTTCGGACTCACCATCCCCATCTCGGTCACCGAGCTTCTCCTGGCCTCTGCCATCTTCTGCCTGGTATTCTGGGTGGTCCGCGCCTGGCGGCCTCGGGTCCCCAAAGGCCTGAAGAGTCCACCggggccctggggctggcccctgcTCGGGCACATGCTGACCCTGGGGAAGAACCCACACCTGGTGCTGTCACGGCTGAGCCAGCGTTATGGGGACGTGCTGGAGATCCGCATTGGCTGCACACCTGTGCTGGTGCTCAGCGGCCTGGACACCATCCGGCAGGCCCTGGTGCGGCAGAGCGATGATTTCAAGGGCCGGCCTGACTTCTACAGCTTCACCCTGGTCTCTGGTGGCAACAGCATGACCTTCAACCCAGACTCTGGACCAGTGTGGGCTGCCCGCCGGCGCCTGGCCCAGAACGCCCTGAAGAGTTTCTCCATCGCCTCGGACCCGGCTTCCATGTCCTCCTGCTACCTGGAGGAGCATGTGAGCAAGGAGGCCGAGTACCTCATCATCAAGTTCCAGGAGCTGATGGCAAAAGTTGGACACTTTGACCCCTACAGGTATGTAGGGGTGTCAGTGGCCAACGTCATCTGTGCCATATGTTTTGGTCAGCGCTATGACCACGATGACCAAGAGCTACTTAGCATAGTCAACCTGATTGACGAGTTTGGGAAGATAACTGCATCCGGGAACCCGGGCGACTTCCTCCCTATCCTCCGTTACCTGCCCGGCTATACCCTGGATGCCTTCAAGGACCTGAATGAGAAGTTCTTCATCTTCACGCAGAAGATGGTTAAGGAACactataaaacatttgaaaag GGCTACATCCGGGACATCACAGACAGCCTGATCGAGCACTGTCAGGACAGGAGACTGGATGAGAATGCCAACATCCAGCTGTCGGATGAGCAAGTTGTTACTGTCGTCTTGGACCTCTTTGGAGCTG GCTTTGACACAGTCACAACTGCCATGTCCTGGAGCCTCCTATACCTGGTGACAGCCCCCAACGTGCAGAAAAAGATCCAGGAGGAGCTGG aCACAGTGATTGGCAGCGGACGGCAGCCCCGGCTCTCCGACAGACCCCAGCTGCCGTATATGGAGGCCTTCATCCTGGAGACCTTCCGACACTCTTCCTTTGTCCCCTTCACCATCCCCCACAG TACAACAAGAGACACAAGTCTGAGTGGCTTTTATATCCCCAAGGGGCGTTGTGTCTTTGTGAACCAGTGGCAGATCAATCATGACCA GAAGCTGTGGGACAACCCATCTGAGTTCCGGCCAGAGCGGTTTCTCACCTCCGATGGCACTATTGACAAGGCACTGAGTGAGAAAGTGACTCTTTTTGGCCTGGGAAAGCGGAAGTGCATTGGTGAGACCATTGCCCGCTTCGAGGTCTTTCTCTTCCTGGCCATCCTGCTGCAGAAGCTGGAGTTCAGCGTGCCACCGGGTGTGAAGGTGGACATGACCCCCATCTATGGGCTGACCATGAAGCACGCCTGCTGCCAGCACTTCCAGGTTCAGTTGCGCTCTTAG